A region from the Wansuia hejianensis genome encodes:
- a CDS encoding C39 family peptidase, whose amino-acid sequence MNRLRKKIIWMVVGTSLPALLLFVLIAATMAVSLVSIGSKQETEKLKRTTSSDGYLTGLGNGMDGLTPFSYFCIYEGGAELYNSVMGDGGRGCGAYGFDYEYDLQPFLDYCYQYNTVKYGALYPYTSAQIAKENLYGNQNLADAWRAVYAADPTDFSRRQDTYVYDTKYLAIEAYHKARGLDLSGRPDVIKGLCTSIHNRKGMETSRYSYITQSGVSNEMSDEEFITKLCDSFGTRGGYIYERYCVDYSSGACGLLCEKNMALAILHGNYGNSSGNVGAEVINHVPYYNQGDYGHIAFNSGTVKSDGCGIVSFSMVASYFLNQNITPEETAPWAMGNGANTVTNWGAYAILASHYGITLESQKTGPLYGGSSVPIIQALQQGKLVIASHTGGYLNPSGSGHYVVYTGITNNGKITVNDPGDRAKTQESADNGGFDQTSAFSHCKQYWIFSR is encoded by the coding sequence ATGAATCGGTTACGGAAGAAAATCATCTGGATGGTTGTGGGCACATCACTTCCCGCTCTGCTGCTTTTTGTGCTAATTGCAGCTACAATGGCGGTTAGCCTTGTTTCAATCGGTTCAAAACAGGAAACAGAAAAACTAAAACGGACAACTTCAAGCGATGGATATTTGACAGGTCTGGGAAATGGTATGGATGGTTTGACGCCCTTTTCATATTTTTGTATCTATGAGGGCGGGGCCGAGTTATACAACTCGGTTATGGGTGATGGTGGCCGGGGCTGTGGTGCTTATGGTTTTGACTACGAATATGATCTGCAGCCGTTCCTGGACTATTGCTATCAGTACAACACGGTAAAATATGGTGCGTTGTATCCGTATACATCGGCACAGATCGCAAAAGAAAATTTATATGGAAATCAAAATCTGGCTGACGCCTGGCGCGCCGTGTATGCTGCAGATCCTACTGATTTTTCCAGACGCCAGGATACATATGTGTACGATACAAAGTACCTGGCAATTGAGGCATACCATAAAGCCAGGGGCCTAGATTTATCTGGAAGGCCTGACGTGATTAAAGGTTTGTGTACGTCCATTCACAACCGGAAAGGCATGGAAACATCCCGGTATTCTTATATCACACAATCCGGTGTAAGCAATGAAATGTCGGATGAGGAGTTTATTACAAAGCTATGTGATTCTTTTGGAACCCGGGGTGGTTATATTTACGAGCGGTACTGTGTGGATTATTCATCCGGTGCTTGCGGATTGCTTTGCGAAAAAAATATGGCTCTGGCAATATTGCATGGGAACTATGGGAACAGCTCCGGAAATGTCGGAGCGGAAGTAATTAATCATGTACCATATTACAACCAGGGAGATTATGGACATATCGCGTTTAACAGCGGTACAGTGAAATCGGATGGCTGTGGAATTGTGTCATTTTCGATGGTAGCATCCTATTTTTTAAATCAAAATATTACGCCGGAGGAAACCGCGCCATGGGCAATGGGGAACGGAGCGAATACAGTGACGAATTGGGGTGCCTATGCCATATTAGCCAGCCACTACGGAATCACGTTAGAGTCACAGAAGACCGGGCCCTTGTATGGCGGATCCTCAGTTCCAATTATACAAGCCCTGCAGCAAGGTAAACTGGTTATTGCTAGCCATACCGGCGGCTATTTGAATCCTTCCGGTTCCGGTCACTATGTAGTATATACAGGAATCACAAACAACGGGAAGATCACCGTCAATGACCCGGGTGACCGAGCAAAAACTCAGGAATCCGCAGATAACGGAGGATTCGACCAGACATCAGCGTTTTCCCACTGTAAGCAGTATTGGATATTCAGCCGATAG
- a CDS encoding helix-turn-helix domain-containing protein, whose protein sequence is MSELKVLKATNYLNIQGWMVTELHLKGNQLLIYAVIYGFSQDEEGWFHGSRAYIAEWCSIDQRNVTSNLAKLVNDGLILKDARNEDTGLCNRYRINPDRLVFLNNCHENPKGMSLQEEEGTEEPDQSSANNENIRQLNELSHVSEALLEGDDVSSPPLEYERKPLQNEASIPEKGGFQPEETGSRAAGGMMFHQGGVMKHQGRGDETSPDNKDDNKDNNKDFYIPKVSPFLSYPEAPNGRGYIDKKTPHKPDGVKQSPDIPEEQYREQLRNLPKKTIPPIEKQKKIQRALKAAIGYKKIHAAHREDPRELQILEDIVGTLTNEVYMCRSETIRFGRSDNDTRLVQMEFSKLTREQVESVMSNLKCIEKRPRNIISYLLTSLYRSLHSQACQAAVSEYAAKNGHNPPEKQFNHFPQRKYDYKKLEQELFKKQLLEDGEELP, encoded by the coding sequence ATGAGCGAGCTTAAGGTTTTAAAGGCAACAAATTATTTGAATATCCAGGGATGGATGGTAACAGAGCTTCATTTGAAGGGAAACCAACTGCTGATTTATGCAGTTATCTATGGCTTTTCACAGGATGAGGAGGGCTGGTTTCATGGTTCCCGTGCGTATATTGCCGAATGGTGTTCGATTGATCAGCGGAACGTTACGAGCAATCTGGCAAAATTGGTCAATGATGGCTTGATTTTGAAAGATGCGCGCAATGAAGATACCGGTCTGTGTAACCGCTATCGAATTAATCCTGACCGGCTGGTTTTCTTAAATAACTGCCATGAAAACCCGAAAGGCATGAGTCTCCAGGAGGAAGAAGGAACCGAAGAACCGGATCAGTCATCAGCAAATAACGAAAATATCAGACAATTAAATGAATTGTCACATGTATCCGAAGCGCTATTAGAGGGGGATGATGTTTCATCACCCCCCCTGGAATACGAAAGAAAACCTTTGCAAAATGAGGCATCCATCCCGGAAAAAGGCGGTTTTCAACCCGAAGAGACAGGTTCTCGTGCCGCAGGGGGGATGATGTTTCATCAGGGGGGAGTGATGAAACATCAGGGGAGGGGTGATGAAACATCACCCGATAATAAAGACGATAATAAAGATAATAATAAAGATTTTTATATACCAAAAGTTTCTCCCTTCTTATCTTATCCAGAGGCTCCGAACGGAAGGGGATACATAGACAAAAAAACACCTCATAAACCGGATGGCGTCAAACAAAGTCCGGATATACCGGAAGAACAATACCGGGAACAGTTGCGCAATTTGCCGAAAAAAACGATCCCGCCGATAGAGAAGCAGAAAAAAATACAGCGGGCGCTTAAAGCTGCAATTGGTTATAAAAAAATACATGCGGCACACCGGGAAGACCCAAGAGAGCTGCAGATTCTTGAGGATATTGTAGGAACATTGACAAATGAGGTGTATATGTGCCGCAGCGAGACAATCCGCTTTGGGCGATCCGACAATGATACAAGGTTGGTGCAAATGGAATTTTCAAAATTAACCCGTGAACAGGTCGAATCGGTAATGTCTAACTTGAAATGTATTGAAAAGAGACCACGTAATATCATTTCCTACCTGCTGACATCTTTGTATCGCAGCCTGCACAGCCAGGCATGCCAAGCGGCGGTCAGTGAATATGCAGCAAAAAATGGCCATAACCCACCGGAAAAACAGTTCAATCATTTTCCGCAAAGGAAATATGACTACAAAAAGCTGGAACAGGAACTCTTCAAAAAGCAACTCCTGGAAGATGGAGAGGAACTGCCATGA
- a CDS encoding plasmid recombination protein, translating to MAALTKHTESGVYYHLCHNTREYGPGKAPRNIEIDQERMALNYTLHPSDRGRDAGDHRQSMKYYRQRMKSVYKMDRKDTICTAEWCVTAPHDLPKQEQKAFFESVYEFMNSKYGEKNCIQCITHFDEGVKNGKGEVIAGSPHMHYTFLATKEVDNQKEYAEKLELIQEKYKEDPRGYEKAKNRLDHSKKYKYPEKLDFKGVLNRKHLQTFHPELQAWLDKAGIQGSVYNGATGGSNRSVAELKLETKEKLLAKEKQRNNELERKNKVLKEQVKALQKRVNSTAVPGKAGWKTQMHWGNRDIEQEL from the coding sequence ATGGCAGCATTAACGAAGCATACGGAATCGGGTGTGTACTATCACTTGTGCCATAATACCCGTGAATATGGCCCAGGGAAGGCCCCGCGGAATATTGAGATCGACCAGGAACGGATGGCGTTGAACTATACGCTGCATCCGTCAGACCGCGGAAGGGATGCGGGGGATCATCGGCAGTCAATGAAATATTACCGTCAGCGTATGAAGTCTGTCTACAAGATGGATCGGAAAGACACGATCTGTACGGCGGAATGGTGTGTGACTGCACCACATGATTTACCAAAACAGGAGCAAAAAGCTTTTTTCGAGTCTGTTTATGAATTTATGAACAGCAAATACGGCGAAAAGAACTGTATTCAGTGTATTACTCATTTTGATGAAGGAGTTAAAAACGGAAAAGGTGAAGTCATAGCCGGATCACCGCATATGCATTATACATTTCTTGCCACAAAAGAAGTGGACAATCAAAAAGAATATGCAGAGAAACTAGAATTGATTCAGGAAAAATATAAGGAGGATCCCCGTGGATATGAAAAAGCAAAAAACAGGCTGGATCATTCAAAGAAATATAAATATCCAGAAAAGCTGGACTTTAAAGGGGTTTTAAATAGAAAACATCTGCAGACATTCCATCCAGAGTTGCAGGCATGGCTCGATAAAGCAGGAATTCAAGGAAGCGTCTATAACGGCGCAACCGGAGGCAGCAACCGTTCAGTCGCGGAGTTAAAGCTGGAAACAAAGGAAAAGCTACTGGCCAAGGAAAAACAGAGGAATAATGAGTTGGAAAGAAAAAACAAAGTGTTAAAGGAACAAGTGAAGGCGCTGCAAAAACGTGTGAACAGCACAGCAGTTCCCGGAAAAGCAGGATGGAAAACCCAGATGCATTGGGGAAACCGTGACATAGAGCAGGAATTATAA
- a CDS encoding VirB4 family type IV secretion system protein: protein MPTLFIRHHIYELPQQVSDHWLSNVCSIKDTVASVDIATENILEVKKNLNKSMKEQNVRFHEAHDFGERLAAEQRLKEMEALYEEIVAMGEVIKILKIRIYVADRSFAALEEKVKGIMATLESNGYRPTIFLNEMQAEWRSIYQPYEEQQKEVFAVYGQPLQSLAVAGGNPFHFSSLEDPYGDYLGSTPCGGNVLYDEFIKTQTRLYYNSLVVGTMGSGKSTLLKKRFLARAIRGDYVRAFDITGEFTLLTKTLGGKVLKLDGSAGILNPLEILRSGETEGQSYMRHISKMSTIYRFLAGQAVQVEEILDFENILRELYESLDLSPRAVSGIEQQITGLPASRYPTFSVLLEFIRQRIQELQQRKYGKLEQALAEQHILQYDKIRRVLENIVRNYGDLFDGPTTIDNISDEQIVTFDMSSVKEMKAEIFDAQIFNMVSFCWGNCVTNGKIMKERYEAEEIDWEDIVRFLIIIDESHRWINTEKPHALDQILVYLREARKFFGGILLASQSIRDYVPEGSSAESINKIKTVFELTQYKFLFHQDSNVLPLIDTIFAGVLTESQKVRIPKLEIGENVLCIASDKNLEFKVYLTKEEERLFAGGA from the coding sequence GTGCCAACTTTATTTATACGACATCATATTTACGAGCTGCCGCAGCAGGTGTCAGACCACTGGCTGTCGAATGTCTGTAGTATCAAAGATACGGTAGCATCCGTTGACATTGCAACAGAAAACATTTTGGAAGTGAAAAAAAACCTGAATAAATCCATGAAGGAACAGAATGTACGCTTCCATGAAGCGCATGATTTTGGGGAGCGTTTGGCCGCGGAGCAACGGCTTAAAGAAATGGAAGCACTGTATGAGGAGATCGTCGCCATGGGCGAGGTGATCAAGATATTAAAGATTCGGATCTATGTGGCTGACCGTTCCTTTGCAGCACTGGAGGAAAAGGTAAAAGGGATCATGGCTACGCTGGAAAGCAATGGCTACAGGCCGACCATATTTTTAAATGAAATGCAGGCCGAGTGGCGTTCGATCTATCAGCCATATGAGGAACAGCAGAAAGAAGTATTTGCCGTTTATGGCCAGCCCCTGCAGTCTTTGGCCGTGGCCGGAGGAAACCCATTTCATTTTTCGTCCTTAGAGGATCCCTACGGGGATTATCTGGGGAGTACGCCCTGCGGTGGGAATGTCCTGTACGATGAATTTATTAAAACCCAGACGCGGCTGTATTACAATTCCCTGGTGGTAGGAACGATGGGATCCGGGAAGTCTACGCTTTTGAAAAAGCGGTTTTTGGCGCGGGCGATCCGTGGAGATTATGTCCGGGCATTCGATATCACCGGAGAGTTTACGCTTCTGACGAAAACTCTTGGCGGAAAGGTACTGAAGTTGGATGGCTCTGCGGGAATCTTAAATCCACTGGAAATCCTGCGGAGCGGGGAGACAGAAGGGCAGTCCTACATGCGGCATATTTCCAAGATGTCTACCATTTACCGTTTCTTAGCCGGGCAGGCGGTACAAGTGGAAGAAATCCTGGATTTTGAGAACATATTGAGGGAGCTATACGAGTCACTGGACTTAAGTCCCCGCGCAGTTTCAGGGATAGAGCAGCAGATTACGGGGTTGCCAGCTAGCCGTTACCCAACGTTTTCTGTGCTGCTGGAATTTATCCGGCAAAGGATACAAGAACTGCAGCAGAGAAAATATGGAAAATTGGAACAGGCACTGGCAGAGCAACACATACTGCAGTACGACAAGATCCGCCGTGTACTTGAAAATATTGTCCGAAATTATGGGGATCTGTTCGATGGCCCGACAACCATTGATAATATTTCCGATGAGCAGATTGTCACCTTTGACATGTCGTCTGTTAAAGAAATGAAAGCGGAAATCTTTGACGCACAAATTTTTAACATGGTGTCATTTTGTTGGGGCAACTGCGTTACAAATGGAAAGATCATGAAGGAGCGCTATGAAGCGGAAGAAATAGATTGGGAAGATATAGTTCGGTTTCTGATTATTATTGATGAATCCCATCGTTGGATCAATACAGAAAAGCCGCATGCCTTGGATCAGATCCTGGTGTATTTACGTGAAGCACGAAAATTTTTCGGAGGAATCCTTCTGGCCAGCCAATCCATCCGCGATTATGTCCCGGAAGGCAGCAGCGCCGAAAGCATTAATAAGATCAAAACAGTATTTGAGCTGACACAATATAAATTTTTGTTCCATCAGGATTCCAACGTGCTGCCGCTGATTGATACCATATTCGCCGGGGTTCTGACCGAATCACAGAAAGTTCGAATTCCCAAATTGGAGATCGGAGAAAATGTCCTATGCATAGCATCGGACAAGAACCTGGAGTTTAAAGTCTATTTGACAAAAGAAGAGGAGCGGTTGTTTGCAGGTGGTGCGTAA
- a CDS encoding C40 family peptidase — protein MDRKKSGIICFIGAATILCFVVFVSISQEAQKQDPQKNVTESQKKQEESSEETAGVPDPEEETLPEATKEPEEETLSGPEIALVGDEVAASQSQNMAEAVRLIETAKEFLGTPHNYIGTSPSTGFSDLSYVTYCMKQAGIADFKVTSYDILYSRCLSESTETYLPGDLIFFEQGGNLCHVGIYLGNHRMIHCGTNVEQVELQEGWEEIIATFGRVCSYGTQPDREGDYEKYVQEN, from the coding sequence TTGGACAGAAAAAAATCGGGAATCATATGTTTTATCGGCGCAGCCACCATTCTATGTTTTGTGGTATTTGTGAGCATTTCCCAGGAAGCACAGAAGCAAGATCCACAGAAAAATGTGACAGAAAGTCAAAAAAAACAGGAAGAATCCTCCGAAGAAACTGCTGGGGTCCCGGATCCGGAAGAGGAAACGCTTCCGGAGGCCACAAAAGAGCCGGAGGAAGAAACTCTTTCGGGGCCTGAAATTGCTTTGGTAGGGGATGAAGTTGCCGCCAGTCAGTCCCAGAATATGGCGGAGGCAGTCCGGTTGATCGAGACAGCGAAGGAGTTCTTAGGGACGCCGCATAACTATATTGGAACAAGTCCTTCAACCGGATTTTCGGATTTGTCGTATGTCACATACTGCATGAAACAAGCCGGGATTGCAGACTTCAAGGTAACATCTTATGACATATTATATTCCCGGTGCCTGTCCGAATCGACAGAAACATATCTGCCAGGAGATCTGATTTTTTTTGAACAGGGCGGGAACCTATGTCATGTAGGAATCTACCTGGGGAATCATCGAATGATCCATTGCGGAACAAACGTAGAACAAGTGGAATTACAAGAAGGCTGGGAAGAGATTATTGCCACGTTTGGTCGGGTCTGTAGCTATGGTACCCAGCCAGACAGAGAAGGGGATTATGAAAAATATGTCCAGGAAAATTAG
- a CDS encoding coiled-coil domain-containing protein, which translates to MLRHSKSKGIVVFLVLFLCGYGFFFSSNLWMPVSGNANKLTKFNQPMEFNNRTVTLLRWDYSETEHKMEVELEVENPTFDGINTYEYCAIDASNSKLNVVPILQDPDYVVLQLENVPKRWSEVSLRMGLPEESEDATNTVILRMYTNVRDVQRVNSLEPKSRNDYLIQRMDLQIAYYEEEIQALEQTIHEQEEYQKNAQEEIKRLTDNKKFQTEEEIEETDRLIQTAEQKQEASEELVQQNKDEIKEYQKKIEKTNEKKALFRDQEG; encoded by the coding sequence ATGTTAAGGCATAGTAAGAGCAAAGGAATTGTAGTATTTCTTGTCCTGTTCTTGTGCGGTTATGGATTCTTTTTTTCCTCTAACCTGTGGATGCCGGTTTCAGGGAATGCCAATAAATTAACCAAATTTAACCAGCCAATGGAGTTTAACAACCGGACGGTAACGCTTCTACGTTGGGATTATTCAGAAACAGAACACAAGATGGAAGTGGAACTTGAGGTTGAAAATCCAACATTCGATGGAATTAATACCTATGAGTATTGTGCGATTGACGCCAGCAATTCGAAGCTGAATGTGGTTCCCATCCTTCAGGATCCGGATTATGTGGTGCTGCAGTTAGAGAATGTACCGAAACGGTGGAGCGAAGTTTCTCTGCGGATGGGGCTTCCCGAAGAATCCGAAGATGCCACAAATACAGTGATATTGCGGATGTATACGAATGTAAGGGACGTTCAGCGGGTAAATTCATTGGAGCCTAAATCAAGAAACGATTATCTCATTCAACGGATGGATCTGCAGATTGCCTATTATGAAGAAGAGATACAAGCCCTTGAGCAGACAATCCATGAACAGGAGGAGTATCAGAAAAACGCGCAAGAGGAAATCAAGCGCTTAACGGACAATAAGAAGTTCCAGACAGAAGAAGAAATTGAAGAAACGGACCGACTGATTCAAACGGCGGAGCAGAAGCAGGAAGCATCAGAAGAGTTAGTCCAGCAGAACAAAGACGAAATCAAAGAATACCAGAAAAAAATAGAAAAGACAAATGAAAAAAAAGCATTATTTCGGGATCAGGAGGGATAA
- a CDS encoding type IV secretory system conjugative DNA transfer family protein, with product MRARILKFIWNYHLILLVAVGIVICICVPKLSDLLAEQLPEPVRVICTPISWIFGGIMFGLICAFSIRRSVYRVKTRGRSYSQDYRRYKRGYSELIDYYTDADPYQMDADCLPEISWKETEGVMLGKYGKKIIKRDSEGVGNLATFGLPGCGKTTGQIIPTALQFAGSVLAIDIKGDILNSTKDKRRIKVFNPEEPESSCHFNPIEGLAESPVHERKLFLERISFILVQDESDSAGKYFVEGGRNFFCGISLYLLHQKAQITFPEIVSEILHGNAIEWVEKIIDGDCGEAQEYLASYWGSNEKNVAGCYNAISKALLPFGSGPLETLLNGRGEVISVNTLEEGHDVYIEIPQDKIKVYAPVTTLIVQNFMTGFMRRPDASRGEKLRPIIFLLDEFPQLRFEFDTLSAGLSTLRSKGVTLFLAQQSIAQIEKRYGEAGCREIIDTCAYISILSAQDPKSREFFQKLIGTRKVLRISNSENRKDVSRSINESRESIFQPEDFGNLDEKLIIYANGRYIKAEKIKCYE from the coding sequence ATGAGAGCACGTATCTTGAAATTTATTTGGAATTATCATCTGATCCTGTTGGTAGCAGTAGGTATCGTTATTTGCATTTGTGTCCCGAAGTTAAGTGATCTGTTGGCAGAGCAGTTGCCAGAGCCGGTAAGAGTCATATGCACCCCGATTAGCTGGATTTTCGGCGGAATCATGTTTGGTTTGATTTGTGCGTTCAGCATCCGGCGTTCGGTATACCGGGTAAAAACGCGTGGCCGAAGCTACAGCCAGGATTATAGGCGTTACAAACGGGGATATTCGGAACTGATAGATTATTATACCGATGCAGACCCCTATCAGATGGATGCAGACTGCCTGCCTGAAATATCATGGAAAGAAACGGAAGGAGTCATGTTAGGGAAATATGGCAAAAAAATCATAAAACGGGATTCGGAAGGAGTAGGAAACCTGGCCACATTTGGCTTGCCAGGTTGCGGCAAAACCACAGGGCAGATCATACCAACGGCATTGCAGTTTGCTGGCAGTGTTTTAGCGATAGACATCAAAGGAGATATACTAAATTCCACAAAAGACAAAAGAAGAATCAAGGTATTTAATCCGGAAGAGCCTGAAAGCAGTTGCCATTTCAATCCGATTGAAGGGCTTGCAGAATCACCAGTCCATGAACGGAAGCTTTTCCTAGAACGTATATCATTTATTTTGGTGCAGGATGAGAGCGATTCTGCGGGGAAGTATTTTGTCGAAGGAGGTCGTAATTTTTTCTGTGGCATTTCGTTGTACCTGTTGCATCAAAAAGCACAGATTACGTTTCCGGAAATTGTATCGGAAATATTGCATGGCAATGCAATCGAATGGGTTGAAAAAATCATAGATGGAGATTGTGGCGAAGCGCAGGAATATTTGGCGAGCTATTGGGGATCCAACGAAAAAAACGTTGCCGGATGCTACAATGCAATTTCCAAGGCGCTGCTGCCCTTTGGCAGTGGGCCGTTGGAAACACTGTTAAACGGCAGAGGTGAGGTTATATCTGTCAATACTCTTGAGGAAGGACACGATGTCTACATTGAAATTCCGCAGGATAAGATCAAGGTATATGCCCCGGTTACGACATTGATCGTACAAAATTTTATGACCGGTTTTATGAGAAGGCCAGATGCTTCCAGAGGAGAAAAGTTACGTCCTATTATCTTTTTGCTGGATGAGTTCCCTCAGCTGCGTTTTGAGTTTGATACACTGTCCGCTGGTTTATCTACACTCCGGTCGAAAGGAGTTACCTTGTTCCTAGCGCAGCAATCCATCGCGCAAATCGAGAAACGATACGGAGAAGCTGGCTGCAGGGAAATCATTGACACATGCGCATATATTTCTATCCTGTCTGCACAGGATCCCAAATCCAGGGAGTTTTTCCAGAAACTGATTGGAACGCGGAAAGTACTTAGAATAAGTAATTCGGAGAATCGAAAAGATGTCAGCAGAAGTATTAATGAATCCAGAGAATCTATCTTTCAGCCAGAGGATTTTGGAAATCTTGATGAAAAATTAATTATCTACGCAAATGGACGCTATATTAAAGCAGAGAAAATTAAGTGTTATGAATAA